A region of the Phycisphaerales bacterium genome:
CGGGCCGAATCGGGCGTAGGCCACGAAGTAGTACCGGTCGTCGCTGGAGCGGCGCAGGTGGAACACAGCCATGGTGGTCACCTTCTGAAGCGGGGATTCCCTCTGAAGCGGGGACACCACGGCCCCGCAGGGAGCATCTTAGAACCTGCCCGCAAGTACGGTCAAGATCGAGCGGCGCGCGGCGAAACCCGCGCGGCGCTCAGGCACTGACCTGCGGCGGCGGCTCGGCCGTCGGGGTGGGTCGCGGTTCGATGCGCACGCACCGGCAGGCGCCCTCGGGCGCGGTGGTGAGCCAGTGGAAGTCGGCGTTGGTCAGAGAGGCGGCCGTGGACTTGCGCTCCACTCGCGATTCGCCCCGGCTGGCTTCTTCGAGCGCAAAGAGCGTGTCATCGCCGATGCGCCGGCGGAGGTGGGCGCGCAGTTCCTCGACGTTGGCGACGTCGATGGTGGAGTTGACTGATGAGCCGTCGAAACCTTCACAGATCTGAACCTCGGACATCCAGGCGTTCCTTTGCTGAGGCGGTGGGATCTGAGAGCCTGGGGCTCTGCGCGCCTGGCATGCGGCAGCAGACATAGCGGTAGTCGCCCACAACTGCCTCCGTCAGCCAGGTGAAGTCGTCTTCAGAGAGACTCGCAACGACCACTGAGCGGAAGATCGTGGAGTTTCCGCCCTGCCGGCAGCGCAAGTGGACTTCGCACAAGCCGCGATCGAGGAGCATGGCGCGGAGGGCCTGGGCATTCCTGACTGCGATAGCCGTGCTCAGCGAGCCACCCGGAAACTCCTCGTGAATGGCCACATCGGGCACGCGGGCCTCCAGACTCCTGATCGGGACAGCCGACCGAGATGATACGGCCGGCGGTGCAGCGGCCGGGCTGAGGGATTTGCTCATGCACGAAGCCGCCGCGCCGTGGCCGGGGCGAGACATCGAGCGCATCCAGCATCAGGCGGCTGCGTCGGCAGAGATGCTGGTGGCGGCGCTGGCGCAGGGGCCGGGCGCCTATGTTTGTCGTCGGATCCGTTGACGCAGGAATCGCCTGATGCCCGCCGCCCGCCGAAGCGATCTCGCGCTGACTCACGTGGCCCTGCTGCGCGGCATCAACGTCGGCGGCAAGCGCATCGTGCCGATGAAGGCGCTGGCGGCAATCTTCGAACAAGCCGGCTGCGGCTCGGTGCAGACCTACATCCAGAGCGGCAACGTGCTCTTCACGGGCAGGGCCGATCTGGCGCGCACTCTGGCCAAGGAACTGCCACGCTGCATCGGCCGCGAATTCGGCTTCGAGCCCGTCGTCGTCGTGCGCTCGCGCAAAGAGATGGCCGACGTGCTCAAGGCCAATCCGTTTGCAAGGCCCGGCGTGAACGCGGCGACGCTGCACGTGGGGTTTCTCGCCGAGCGCCCAACGGCCGGGCAGGTGGCGAGCCTTGACGCCGATCGCTCGCCGGGCGATTCGTTCAGCGTTCGCGGCCGCGAGATCTACCTGCACACGCCCAGCGGCATGGCGCGAACGAAACTGACCAGCGCCTACCTCGACTCGACGCTGGGCACAACGTGCACCGTGCGCAACTGGAACACGGTGACGAAACTCGGCGCGCTGCTGGGCTGCGCCTGAGCACGCGTCGCACCTTCAGCGCTCCAGAGGGTCCAGGCAGGGTTTTTCACTGCAAAGACCGCGGAGTGCGCGGAGGAACCATCGCGACACCGGTTACATCGTGGAATTCCAGCGGTGAACCGGCGCGCCAATCATGTAACTCTTCAGCAACACGTGCAGCACTGCCCCACTTGATGGTGCTTTGCAGACGGCTGCGCATCGCGTGATCCTACAGCGCGGAACTATCGACTCCCTCCTCCGGCTTTGCCTGGGAGGGCTGGGGTGGGGGCTCCCCGCACTCGGGACAGACTTCATGAGCGGCCCCGCGCAGGTCGTAGCCGCATTTGTGGCAGAATCCTGTCGGAGTGGCCAGGAACGAACGCAAGGCGCGCCACCGGAACGCGATGATGACCACGACAAACGGCCAGAGCGGCGCAATGCGTGCTCCGCTGACCATCCGTACCCCATTGACCCGGGCGACGGCTTTGGGAATCAGTGTGTGCCAGCCGATCTTGCGACGGAGATCATGAGAACGAACCGTGCCTGTCCTTTCAAAATCCACATCAAAAGACGGTGGCGCATCAAACACCACCCAATCGGGAAACTCGATCGTTCCCCATCCGATGTTGAATGCGAAATGCACCCTCGGAAATGCGGCAATCTCAAACTGCGCCTCATACAAGAATGAGCCCAGGTACAGTCCCAACGCGCCAATGACCACCGCCAGCGAGCGGACTCGGTGCACCGGGTTGGTTTGGCTGCTGCTCATCGTTCATCTTGGCGATGTGCGCCGCACTCCGGGCACACGGCGTGATCCGCACCGCGGAGGTCGTAGTTGCAATGCACGCACCGGCCGCGCCGTTTTCGCCATGCCGCCCCGACCATCCTGGCCAGAAACCAGATGAGGAGAAGTGTTGCGCCGTAAACAGCCGTGTTCGCCAGCGCGCCGGGCCAGTGGATCCTCAATGGCAGGACACGCGTTGCAGTTCGAGATAGTGCAATCCCGTCGCGGACGATTAGTGCGTCGTGTCGGTTTGACGACTCGAATTCCGTGTACATCGCAGAGCGCATCGGCAGGCCAAACGCGTATTCATAGATGAACGCCGTGGACTGAGGGGCCCATGCCTCCAGGCTGCGGCGACCCTCCAGCTGCCGAAAGCGCGACCACGTTGGAGGTTTTCGAAAGTCGCGATCAACATGAGACGTCATGCCGCCAGATTCGACCTTCCGCCAAGGTCCTGCTTCGCTCCAGTAATACCAGGCATCACCGTCCAACTCCGGCCAATCGGAAAGTGTACCGCCATTGTGATTGCTCCACAGAAAGTCGAACGAACGAGATGATCGCACGTTTATGGAAGCTTTCAACACGACACCGCTCCGATCGCCTTCCAGCCACCATATCTGTACGATGGGTCCGCTTCGCCCACGAGAGAGACTGAACGCGATTGCAACCAGGTATTGGAAGAGGGCACCAAGCAGCAGGCAAAGG
Encoded here:
- a CDS encoding DUF1697 domain-containing protein — its product is MPAARRSDLALTHVALLRGINVGGKRIVPMKALAAIFEQAGCGSVQTYIQSGNVLFTGRADLARTLAKELPRCIGREFGFEPVVVVRSRKEMADVLKANPFARPGVNAATLHVGFLAERPTAGQVASLDADRSPGDSFSVRGREIYLHTPSGMARTKLTSAYLDSTLGTTCTVRNWNTVTKLGALLGCA